Proteins from one Nitrobacteraceae bacterium AZCC 2146 genomic window:
- a CDS encoding carbamoyltransferase (product_source=KO:K00612; cog=COG2192; ko=KO:K00612; pfam=PF02543,PF16861; superfamily=51735,53067), with translation MKSPTRRIGPRHPRLGAIGFRVARWLSARAMALAGFHQLGSSFADERIALIRAKLARGETVYLAGLGAPGTHNSGVALIEVTQAHGPRLIVNNEEERFSGNKHTTEYPRQSIDAMVATLRGMGRDIGDIAAWLTTWDYPTLGGTLIRSVLDEAPQGFRLLRTTDAAGFDGRRLEQMTRTPKILGKQLDLGERVPLICMPHHDNHAWFSFAASPFDDSDEPVAIAVLDGTGDRGSISLYVAEGGSMRRLYCNDSVFDSLGAFYSVISSTQGGWTWLSSEGRYMGAAAWGEMNRESNPYYRRLKEVLDFGAGGEIKLNRTMGNWYCDPFDQPYKAALIEILGEPLKPDQLWNPDAVLRVEDIAHRPDTQDRLDKAAATQLVFEDAMIHVVDHLLRSTGAQRLVLTGGVALNALGNMRLLQHFNEAWFEQAQGRKAKLHLWVPPTPGDPGVTIGAAWMFAHLAGAPRGAPMTHAFYCGDAPEQSDIAEALKADDILSQHIGDISTPEGRDAIADLMAFMVARSGIIALYQGAAETGPRALGHRSILASPCDPATRERLNERVKYREAIRPLAPMATLEAAQEYFDLLEGASDAGYNAYNYMVLTTQSKPHARDKIPAVIHADGTGRIQIVRAEDDPLTYAYLRALGRHIGVELSVNTSFNVAGPIAQTPRQAVETLRRSAGLDVVLMVASNGAVTAAWHGGQRNSGRFTTWHSEWKLGRP, from the coding sequence TTGAAATCTCCCACCAGGCGCATTGGTCCCAGACATCCCCGCCTCGGCGCGATCGGTTTTCGCGTCGCGCGATGGCTGAGCGCACGCGCGATGGCGCTGGCGGGCTTCCACCAGCTTGGCTCCTCCTTTGCAGACGAACGCATCGCGCTCATCCGTGCGAAGCTGGCGCGCGGCGAGACGGTGTATCTCGCCGGGCTGGGCGCACCCGGCACGCATAATTCCGGCGTTGCACTGATCGAGGTGACGCAGGCGCATGGTCCGCGGCTGATCGTCAACAACGAGGAAGAACGCTTCTCCGGCAACAAGCACACCACTGAATACCCGCGGCAGTCGATCGACGCCATGGTGGCGACGCTGCGTGGCATGGGTCGCGATATCGGCGACATAGCTGCGTGGCTGACGACTTGGGATTATCCGACGCTCGGCGGCACGCTGATCCGCTCGGTGCTGGATGAGGCGCCGCAAGGTTTTCGGCTGCTGCGCACGACAGATGCCGCCGGCTTCGACGGCCGCCGCCTCGAGCAGATGACGCGCACGCCGAAAATTCTCGGCAAGCAACTGGACCTCGGCGAGCGGGTGCCGCTGATCTGCATGCCACATCACGACAACCATGCATGGTTCTCGTTCGCGGCGTCGCCATTCGACGACAGCGACGAACCGGTCGCCATCGCAGTGCTCGACGGTACCGGCGACCGGGGTTCGATCTCGCTCTACGTTGCCGAAGGCGGCTCGATGCGACGGCTGTATTGCAATGACAGCGTGTTCGATTCCCTCGGCGCGTTCTACAGCGTGATTTCGTCGACCCAGGGCGGCTGGACCTGGCTGTCCAGCGAAGGCCGCTACATGGGCGCCGCCGCCTGGGGCGAAATGAACCGCGAAAGCAATCCGTATTATAGGCGATTGAAAGAGGTGCTGGATTTCGGCGCTGGCGGCGAGATCAAGCTCAACCGCACGATGGGCAACTGGTATTGCGACCCGTTCGACCAGCCCTACAAGGCCGCTTTGATCGAGATACTCGGTGAGCCGCTAAAACCCGATCAGCTGTGGAACCCCGATGCAGTGCTGCGCGTCGAGGATATCGCGCATCGCCCCGATACGCAGGATCGCCTCGACAAGGCCGCAGCGACGCAGCTGGTGTTCGAGGACGCGATGATCCACGTCGTCGATCACCTGCTGCGCAGCACCGGCGCGCAGCGCCTGGTGCTGACCGGCGGTGTCGCATTAAACGCGCTCGGCAACATGCGGCTGCTGCAGCATTTTAACGAAGCGTGGTTTGAGCAAGCGCAGGGCCGAAAAGCAAAACTTCATCTCTGGGTGCCGCCGACGCCGGGCGATCCCGGCGTCACCATCGGCGCCGCCTGGATGTTCGCCCATCTCGCCGGGGCCCCGCGTGGCGCGCCGATGACGCATGCGTTCTATTGCGGCGATGCACCGGAGCAGAGCGACATCGCGGAGGCGCTCAAGGCCGATGATATCCTCTCGCAGCACATCGGCGATATCTCGACACCGGAAGGGCGTGACGCTATCGCCGACTTGATGGCCTTCATGGTCGCGCGCAGCGGCATCATCGCGCTGTATCAGGGCGCGGCAGAAACCGGCCCGCGTGCGCTCGGTCATCGCTCGATCCTCGCTAGTCCCTGCGATCCCGCTACCCGGGAGCGGCTCAACGAACGCGTCAAATATCGCGAGGCGATCCGCCCGCTGGCGCCGATGGCGACACTGGAGGCCGCGCAGGAGTATTTCGATCTGCTAGAGGGCGCCTCCGACGCCGGTTACAATGCCTACAATTACATGGTGCTGACCACGCAATCGAAGCCGCACGCCCGCGACAAGATCCCGGCGGTCATCCACGCCGACGGCACTGGGCGGATCCAGATCGTCCGCGCGGAGGACGATCCCCTCACCTACGCGTATCTCAGGGCCCTCGGCCGCCATATCGGCGTCGAACTCTCGGTCAACACGTCGTTCAATGTCGCCGGCCCGATCGCGCAGACGCCGCGGCAGGCCGTCGAGACGCTGCGCCGCTCCGCCGGCCTCGACGTGGTGCTGATGGTCGCCAGCAACGGCGCTGTAACAGCCGCATGGCACGGCGGCCAGCGCAACAGCGGCCGGTTCACGACGTGGCACAGCGAATGGAAGCTCGGCCGGCCTTGA
- a CDS encoding peroxiredoxin Q/BCP (product_source=KO:K03564; cath_funfam=3.40.30.10; cog=COG1225; ko=KO:K03564; pfam=PF00578; superfamily=52833), with the protein MSKKSRKNSSKAPARKTARAVSKAPVKKAAKAVAKGVAKGSANKSSAKKSVAKAAKPASKVAANAPRKVSAKTLKATPVAKRAKAPAAAKPVVTKAATKPPAAPKPIKEKTTVVAAPAVAVEGAKAPTFHLPRDGGATVSLTDHAGQKLVIFFYPRANTPGCTKEAIDFTRLAGDFSAAGTAVLGVSADPLKAQESFRDKHDLTTPLLSDETHAMLKAYGAWGEKSMYGKVFEGVLRTTVLIDKDGKVTKIWRGVKVDGHADAVLEEARRI; encoded by the coding sequence ATGTCCAAGAAATCGCGCAAGAATTCCTCCAAAGCCCCTGCCAGAAAGACCGCCCGTGCCGTGTCGAAGGCACCCGTCAAAAAGGCAGCCAAGGCCGTCGCCAAGGGTGTCGCCAAGGGTTCTGCAAACAAGAGTTCTGCAAAGAAGAGCGTTGCGAAAGCAGCCAAGCCGGCCTCGAAGGTGGCAGCAAACGCACCTCGCAAAGTTTCGGCAAAAACCTTGAAGGCTACACCTGTGGCGAAACGCGCAAAGGCTCCGGCTGCCGCAAAGCCGGTAGTGACCAAGGCCGCCACAAAACCTCCGGCAGCTCCGAAGCCGATCAAGGAAAAGACAACCGTTGTCGCCGCGCCAGCTGTCGCCGTCGAAGGCGCGAAGGCGCCGACCTTCCACCTGCCACGCGATGGCGGCGCAACCGTCTCGCTCACTGACCATGCCGGCCAGAAACTGGTGATCTTCTTCTATCCCCGCGCCAACACGCCGGGCTGCACCAAGGAGGCGATCGACTTCACCCGACTCGCCGGTGATTTCAGCGCGGCGGGGACGGCCGTGCTGGGTGTTTCAGCCGATCCGTTGAAGGCGCAGGAATCGTTTCGCGACAAGCACGATCTGACGACGCCACTGCTGTCGGACGAGACCCACGCAATGCTGAAAGCCTATGGCGCCTGGGGTGAAAAATCTATGTATGGCAAAGTGTTCGAAGGCGTTCTTCGCACAACGGTTCTGATCGATAAGGATGGCAAGGTCACCAAGATCTGGCGCGGCGTGAAGGTCGATGGCCATGCCGACGCGGTACTGGAGGAAGCCCGTCGGATTTGA
- a CDS encoding methyl-accepting chemotaxis protein (product_source=COG0840; cath_funfam=1.10.287.950; cog=COG0840; pfam=PF00015,PF00672; smart=SM00283,SM00304; superfamily=58104; transmembrane_helix_parts=Inside_1_273,TMhelix_274_296,Outside_297_649) → MPGALAGADAAIFRTTQMLRVARASAQTFIASADQALPEIKRLLTQNDAQLKVVDGIVDPSLAANVPALMGKVQQSVAKARELENGVVALATKPKAERDVKDSQGWYEAVGAIATSLSDVSRSIAGEARLADPVIGEYVLARQYSWSARDSFGTECSLNRPLFTNGGAIDAKGRLQVAKLRGESGRSLLMLDDLLSRTGAPRALSEAAVSAKRIFSDAYAARDAAYAESGTAKAPNAAGWTEVCNGPIEQVIKVAEAALVGMAQRAEERHSAAFGHLVLIGSALLIGILGCVLGLWMIRKRVVAPVRSLTLSIGRLAARDFQTKVPAMDRADEFGAMATTLEDLRHGALNAERLVIEQAREQSAQVERGQRLEGLVKGFETKAGQLVGLLVKSSVELEGTAGSMSSTAGRTNQQAATVANAAQEAGVGVQTVATAAEELSSSIAEIARQVTHSTRITGKAVEDARRTDSIVRALADSAQKIGDVVGLISNIASQTNLLALNATIEAARAGESGRGFAVVATEVKALAQQTATATDDIGNQVKQIQSATQEAVEAIRAIGSTIDEVNGITAAIGAAVEEQGAATAEIARNVQQTATSTDQVTRNIAGVSQAANETGSAASNVLDAAGQVSRQSESILDEVNRFITGVRAA, encoded by the coding sequence ATGCCCGGGGCGCTGGCGGGCGCGGATGCGGCGATATTCCGAACCACCCAGATGCTGCGCGTAGCGCGCGCCTCCGCCCAGACGTTCATCGCCTCGGCTGACCAGGCCCTGCCGGAAATCAAGCGCCTGCTCACCCAGAACGATGCGCAGCTGAAGGTCGTCGATGGCATCGTCGATCCCAGTCTGGCGGCGAATGTTCCCGCTTTGATGGGCAAGGTCCAGCAGAGCGTGGCCAAGGCGCGTGAGCTGGAAAACGGTGTCGTCGCTTTGGCGACAAAGCCCAAGGCCGAGCGCGACGTCAAGGATAGCCAGGGCTGGTACGAAGCAGTAGGAGCCATCGCGACCAGCCTCTCGGATGTTTCCCGCTCCATCGCGGGCGAGGCCCGGCTCGCCGACCCGGTAATCGGCGAATATGTGCTGGCGCGCCAGTATTCCTGGTCGGCCCGCGACAGTTTCGGCACCGAGTGCTCGCTCAACCGGCCGCTGTTTACCAACGGTGGGGCGATCGATGCCAAGGGACGGTTGCAGGTCGCCAAGCTGCGGGGCGAGAGCGGCCGTTCACTGCTCATGCTCGACGACCTCCTTTCGCGGACCGGCGCGCCGCGCGCCCTGAGCGAAGCCGCAGTAAGCGCGAAGCGGATCTTCAGCGACGCCTATGCGGCGCGCGATGCGGCCTACGCCGAATCCGGGACCGCCAAGGCGCCGAATGCGGCCGGGTGGACCGAGGTCTGCAACGGGCCGATCGAACAGGTGATCAAGGTCGCCGAAGCCGCGTTGGTCGGCATGGCGCAGCGTGCCGAGGAACGCCATTCAGCCGCTTTCGGTCATCTCGTCCTGATCGGCTCGGCTCTGCTGATCGGCATCCTGGGCTGCGTCCTCGGGCTCTGGATGATCAGAAAGCGCGTCGTGGCACCTGTACGTTCGCTGACGCTGTCGATCGGACGGCTGGCTGCCCGCGATTTCCAGACCAAGGTCCCGGCCATGGATCGTGCGGACGAATTCGGTGCGATGGCAACGACGCTGGAGGATCTCCGGCACGGCGCCCTCAATGCCGAGCGCCTGGTCATCGAACAGGCGCGCGAGCAGAGCGCCCAGGTGGAGCGTGGCCAGCGGCTTGAGGGCCTGGTGAAGGGCTTCGAAACCAAGGCCGGACAACTGGTTGGCCTGCTCGTCAAATCCTCGGTCGAACTGGAAGGTACGGCGGGGTCGATGTCCTCGACCGCCGGGCGCACCAACCAGCAGGCCGCGACCGTCGCGAATGCGGCACAGGAAGCAGGTGTTGGCGTCCAAACGGTCGCAACCGCCGCCGAGGAACTGTCGTCATCGATCGCCGAGATCGCAAGGCAGGTCACTCATTCGACCAGGATCACCGGAAAGGCTGTCGAGGACGCCCGCCGCACCGACAGCATCGTGCGGGCGTTGGCCGATAGTGCCCAGAAGATCGGCGATGTCGTCGGGTTGATTTCGAACATCGCCAGTCAGACCAACCTGCTCGCGCTCAATGCGACGATCGAAGCGGCGCGGGCGGGGGAATCTGGCCGCGGCTTCGCCGTGGTTGCGACCGAGGTCAAGGCGCTGGCCCAGCAGACCGCTACCGCGACGGATGACATCGGCAACCAGGTCAAGCAGATTCAGAGCGCGACCCAGGAGGCGGTGGAAGCGATCCGTGCCATCGGCTCGACGATCGACGAGGTCAACGGAATCACGGCCGCGATCGGCGCGGCGGTGGAAGAACAGGGCGCGGCGACCGCGGAGATTGCACGCAATGTGCAGCAGACCGCCACCAGCACCGATCAGGTCACCCGTAATATCGCGGGGGTCAGCCAGGCCGCCAATGAAACAGGTTCGGCTGCATCCAACGTTCTTGATGCCGCTGGTCAGGTATCCCGCCAGTCGGAAAGCATCCTGGATGAGGTCAATCGGTTCATTACGGGAGTTCGTGCCGCCTAG
- a CDS encoding murein DD-endopeptidase MepM/ murein hydrolase activator NlpD (product_source=COG0739; cath_funfam=2.70.70.10; cog=COG0739; pfam=PF01551; superfamily=51261; transmembrane_helix_parts=Inside_1_56,TMhelix_57_79,Outside_80_450) — MSNRSSQYAEYPQHHAHDHGRSPARRVGPVKVPPAPLAKQSDYTIAHGGKQVRIGPVLFWIAVGTVTLLGAWSAATATYFAFRDDVLTKLIARQADMQYAYEDRIAELRAKVDRTTSRQMLDQEQFDQKLDQVMRRQTTLESRATALSAMSDTAITGSIGKSSPRETAAPGALKPSPISDTVTFVAPPDREARLESRTPAVAAPQPNQYAKNGGVDTVIGRLQASLDQVESRQLATLSAVEETMDSKARRMRGAISDLGLSMAQLEAAVPRVAMGGPYVPVKLTANADPFERQLYRVYVSRAQVDKLNRTMALVPYRKPVVGEVEFTSGFGVRSDPFLGRPAMHTGLDFRAATGDPIRATANGRVTSAAYAGGYGRMVEIDHGNGLATRYGHMSEIHVKVGDTIKIGQVIGLVGSTGRSTGPHLHYETRIDGEAVDPQKFLRAGVRLSAG; from the coding sequence ATGTCGAACCGTTCCAGCCAATATGCCGAGTATCCCCAGCACCACGCGCATGACCATGGCAGGTCACCTGCCCGCCGCGTCGGACCGGTCAAGGTACCTCCGGCACCCCTGGCGAAACAGAGCGACTACACCATTGCCCATGGCGGCAAGCAGGTTCGCATCGGTCCGGTGCTGTTCTGGATCGCGGTCGGCACGGTGACCCTGCTGGGCGCCTGGTCGGCGGCCACGGCCACCTATTTTGCCTTTCGCGACGACGTGCTGACCAAGCTAATCGCGCGCCAGGCCGACATGCAATACGCCTATGAAGACCGCATCGCCGAACTACGCGCCAAGGTCGATCGCACCACCAGCCGGCAGATGCTGGATCAGGAGCAGTTCGACCAGAAGCTCGATCAGGTGATGCGCCGGCAGACCACGCTGGAATCCCGCGCCACCGCGCTGAGCGCGATGTCGGATACGGCGATCACCGGTTCGATCGGCAAGTCGTCGCCACGCGAAACAGCCGCACCCGGCGCGCTGAAACCCTCGCCGATCAGCGACACCGTGACCTTCGTCGCGCCGCCGGATCGCGAGGCCCGGCTGGAATCGCGCACACCGGCCGTTGCGGCTCCGCAGCCGAACCAGTACGCCAAGAACGGCGGCGTCGACACCGTCATCGGCCGCCTGCAGGCGTCGCTGGACCAGGTCGAAAGCCGTCAACTGGCGACGCTGAGCGCGGTCGAGGAAACGATGGATTCCAAGGCCCGCCGGATGCGCGGCGCGATCTCGGACCTTGGCCTCAGCATGGCGCAGCTTGAAGCCGCCGTGCCGCGTGTCGCCATGGGCGGCCCCTACGTGCCCGTAAAACTCACAGCCAACGCTGATCCGTTCGAGCGTCAGCTGTATCGCGTCTATGTCAGCCGCGCCCAGGTCGACAAGCTGAACCGCACCATGGCGCTGGTGCCCTATCGCAAGCCGGTGGTCGGCGAAGTCGAATTCACCTCCGGTTTCGGCGTCCGCAGCGATCCATTCCTTGGCCGCCCGGCGATGCACACCGGCCTCGATTTCCGCGCCGCGACCGGCGACCCCATCCGCGCCACCGCAAACGGCCGCGTGACATCCGCTGCCTACGCCGGTGGCTACGGCCGCATGGTCGAGATCGATCACGGCAACGGCCTCGCTACCCGCTACGGCCATATGTCGGAAATCCACGTCAAGGTCGGCGACACCATCAAGATCGGCCAGGTGATTGGTCTGGTCGGCTCGACCGGCCGTTCCACCGGCCCGCATCTGCATTACGAGACCCGCATCGATGGCGAAGCCGTCGACCCGCAGAAGTTTTTGCGCGCCGGCGTCCGGCTGAGCGCAGGTTAA